A genomic segment from Desulfurispirillum indicum S5 encodes:
- a CDS encoding sensor histidine kinase, with protein MAQELNQLEDASIVKELQRRLNEKSASLLEMEQMTRRLLSLNEQIRHTETIKSEFISLIKTEFRTPISSLLQESQQLVENIGNTDVVATGSHLHQQLLRIDFHMKNIFAAAELEAGETRNAYVKVRLESLIEDALAILQYVVKQKQLRIESTIDLPEGTLVTDAGKMQLVLMNLLSNACEYSYGGDTIRIRGTVEGDRILVSVEDPGEGIPEEHLEHIFQKFYQYHSGKTRLQKGLGLGLNVARGLVDLLGGSVHCTSAPGGKSTVFTVSLPLKDDREVKDTSDGGNDFMFEAF; from the coding sequence ATGGCACAGGAACTGAACCAGCTTGAAGATGCTTCCATTGTCAAGGAGCTGCAGCGGCGCCTCAATGAAAAGAGTGCCTCACTGCTGGAAATGGAGCAGATGACTCGGCGTCTGCTGAGTCTCAATGAGCAGATTCGCCATACCGAAACCATCAAGAGTGAGTTTATCTCCCTTATCAAAACGGAATTTCGTACTCCGATCAGTTCGCTGCTCCAGGAGTCCCAGCAACTTGTGGAGAATATCGGGAATACCGATGTGGTGGCGACTGGAAGCCACCTGCACCAGCAGCTTCTGCGCATAGATTTCCATATGAAAAACATATTTGCCGCCGCTGAACTTGAGGCTGGCGAGACCCGGAATGCATACGTGAAGGTGCGTCTTGAGAGTCTGATAGAAGATGCCCTGGCTATTTTGCAGTACGTTGTCAAGCAGAAGCAGCTGCGCATTGAAAGTACCATAGACCTGCCGGAGGGGACCCTGGTCACGGATGCCGGGAAAATGCAGCTGGTGCTGATGAACCTGCTGTCCAATGCGTGTGAGTACTCCTATGGTGGCGACACGATCCGCATTCGCGGCACGGTGGAAGGCGACAGGATTCTGGTCAGCGTGGAAGATCCCGGCGAGGGGATCCCCGAGGAGCACCTTGAGCATATATTTCAGAAATTCTACCAGTATCACTCTGGGAAAACCCGTTTACAGAAAGGCCTTGGCCTCGGGTTGAATGTGGCCAGGGGCCTGGTCGATCTGCTTGGCGGAAGTGTTCACTGTACTTCCGCCCCCGGTGGCAAGAGTACCGTGTTCACGGTGAGCCTGCCCCTGAAGGACGATCGTGAGGTGAAAGACACCTCCGACGGTGGCAATGACTTCATGTTCGAAGCGTTCTGA
- the cysS gene encoding cysteine--tRNA ligase translates to MIRLYNTQSSSKEDFIPIEPGKARIYVCGVTTYDHCHIGHARSAVAFDSIRRYLSYRGFEVTFVKNYTDIDDKIINRARENGEEWKALAERFISEHDRDMAALYVLPPTIAPRATEHLPEMIALIEKLLDNGYAYKGGDDIFFRVHRFTEYGKLSHKALEDLQSGSRVEVNPLKENPLDFVLWKGKKEGEPSWEASFGAGRPGWHIECSAMGHKHLGRVFDIHGGGKDLIFPHHENEIAQSQAGYGCAPARYWIHNGFVNINNEKMSKSLGNFFTIKEILQHYDPEVLRLFLAQTHYRSPIDFCEENMTMARQALEKLYRFLENFENHEDTRTSDSIAPVLSDITRKFEEAMDDDFNSALALASLFEGVHTLNKLNPSSADAKGIYDTYCRLGDVLGIFQSLPSQWFARQSTSQLSADEIAARIEARNAARRDKDFATADRIRDELLENGVEIKDSKEGTSWRYR, encoded by the coding sequence ATGATACGCCTCTACAACACCCAGAGCAGCAGCAAGGAAGACTTTATCCCCATAGAGCCCGGCAAAGCCCGCATCTATGTGTGCGGAGTCACCACCTATGACCACTGCCACATCGGTCACGCCCGCAGCGCGGTCGCCTTTGACAGTATCCGCCGCTATCTGAGCTATCGCGGATTCGAAGTCACCTTTGTCAAGAACTACACGGATATAGACGACAAAATCATCAACCGAGCCCGCGAAAATGGCGAAGAGTGGAAAGCGCTGGCCGAGCGCTTTATCAGCGAGCACGACCGCGATATGGCGGCGCTCTATGTGCTTCCACCCACCATCGCACCACGGGCCACTGAGCACCTTCCAGAAATGATCGCCCTGATTGAAAAGCTTCTGGACAACGGCTACGCCTACAAGGGTGGCGATGATATCTTCTTCCGGGTTCATCGCTTCACCGAATATGGCAAACTCAGCCATAAGGCCCTGGAAGACCTGCAGAGCGGCTCACGGGTCGAGGTTAATCCCCTCAAGGAAAACCCCCTGGACTTCGTCCTCTGGAAAGGCAAAAAAGAAGGTGAACCCTCATGGGAGGCCTCTTTTGGTGCCGGGCGTCCCGGCTGGCACATTGAGTGCTCCGCCATGGGCCACAAACACCTTGGCCGCGTCTTTGACATCCACGGCGGTGGCAAGGACCTCATCTTCCCCCACCATGAAAACGAGATAGCCCAGTCCCAGGCCGGTTACGGCTGCGCCCCAGCCCGCTACTGGATTCACAACGGCTTCGTCAACATCAATAACGAAAAGATGTCAAAGTCCCTGGGGAACTTCTTTACCATCAAAGAGATCCTGCAGCACTATGACCCGGAAGTCCTGCGCCTCTTCCTGGCCCAGACCCATTACCGCAGCCCCATCGACTTCTGTGAAGAGAACATGACCATGGCGCGCCAGGCACTGGAGAAGCTCTACCGCTTCCTGGAGAACTTTGAAAACCACGAAGACACCCGCACCTCGGATTCCATCGCCCCTGTCCTCAGTGACATCACGCGGAAATTCGAGGAGGCCATGGATGACGACTTCAACAGCGCCCTGGCCCTGGCGAGCCTCTTTGAAGGGGTCCACACCCTCAATAAACTCAATCCCTCCAGCGCTGATGCCAAGGGCATCTATGACACCTACTGCCGCTTGGGCGACGTACTGGGAATCTTCCAGTCTCTGCCATCACAGTGGTTTGCCAGGCAGAGCACTTCACAGCTCAGCGCCGATGAAATTGCCGCCCGCATTGAAGCACGCAATGCCGCGCGCCGCGATAAGGATTTCGCTACCGCTGATCGCATCCGTGACGAACTGCTGGAAAATGGCGTGGAAATCAAGGACTCAAAAGAAGGAACAAGCTGGCGCTATCGCTGA
- the mltG gene encoding endolytic transglycosylase MltG, producing the protein MKALVLTVLALLLLGAPLSYYAYTSIIHRPLPLAEPVITEIPRGASLNRIASILEEDGVLPSKLPFVLYNRLQRNTLKSGEYLFPAEISLAGVSAILMQGIPYQRSFTVTEGTTYRDILMSVDQNPMLDATLFHQLVMDAVEASALFSTPEGLLFPETYAYSRHSAETQLVQRMSHTTLQLLERYQRPGWSKMDVLILASIIEKEAGNRDEMPLISSVFHNRLERRMRLQADPTVIYGLGDDDALEDRLRRRHLEQDTPYNTYTRHGLPPTPICSPSEAAIASAANPAQTNYLYFVAAPGESGHVFSTTLAEHNRHVQRYWDFIRSQRANQP; encoded by the coding sequence ATGAAAGCCCTTGTACTGACAGTGCTGGCCCTGCTGCTTCTGGGGGCCCCACTAAGCTATTATGCCTATACCTCCATCATTCACAGGCCATTGCCGCTGGCAGAGCCCGTTATCACAGAAATACCCCGTGGCGCGTCCCTCAACCGGATCGCTTCCATCCTCGAAGAGGATGGAGTGCTGCCGTCAAAGCTCCCCTTTGTGCTGTACAACCGCCTGCAACGCAACACCCTGAAAAGCGGAGAATACCTGTTTCCCGCTGAAATATCACTGGCAGGCGTGTCGGCGATACTCATGCAGGGTATCCCCTATCAGCGTTCCTTCACGGTCACCGAGGGAACGACCTATCGCGATATCCTCATGAGCGTTGACCAGAACCCCATGCTCGACGCCACTCTCTTCCACCAGCTTGTCATGGATGCCGTGGAAGCTTCAGCACTTTTTTCCACTCCGGAAGGCCTGCTTTTCCCCGAAACCTACGCCTACTCACGGCACAGCGCGGAGACACAACTGGTGCAGCGCATGAGCCACACGACGCTCCAGCTCCTTGAGCGCTACCAGCGCCCCGGATGGAGTAAGATGGATGTCCTGATCCTCGCTTCCATCATCGAAAAGGAAGCGGGCAACCGAGATGAAATGCCCCTGATCTCCTCGGTCTTCCATAACCGTCTTGAACGGAGAATGCGGCTGCAGGCAGATCCCACCGTTATCTACGGTCTGGGGGATGATGACGCCCTGGAGGATCGCCTGCGCCGCAGGCACCTGGAGCAGGATACCCCCTATAACACCTATACCCGCCATGGGCTCCCGCCCACGCCTATCTGTTCACCTTCAGAAGCCGCCATTGCCAGCGCCGCCAATCCCGCTCAGACGAACTACCTGTATTTTGTCGCGGCCCCGGGGGAATCGGGCCATGTATTCAGCACCACCCTTGCCGAGCACAATCGCCATGTCCAGCGATACTGGGACTTCATACGCTCCCAGCGCGCCAATCAGCCATAA
- a CDS encoding TonB-dependent receptor domain-containing protein encodes MRIGSLLYPAAISASLMSFAAVSVLAEEATPVRLETTVVTATRTAQTVDETLASVTVITREEIERGQYQSLPDLLATIPGVQVNQDGGLGTNTSIYLRGTSTNQTLVLVDGIRIRSATTGAASLQYIPLSQIDRVEVVRGPRSTLYGADAVGGVIQVFTRSGEAGTRGEVTVGGGSHGTAEGRAFFATASGNSHYSLGIGHLRSDGIDAQKNDVPDAFGWGNTPDEPDKDGYREDSLSVRFGHEFSPGNSLQFTGLHAEGESEYDGTSQNSADFIQQALGLTLHLLPTDTLSVTVQASQSQDRSENFLDGTFSSLFDTKQQQFSVQGDLFLRDSDVLTIGSDYTKDKVRSDTDYDERSRDNSALFTQYQLEHMNHSILVGVRYDDNEQFGGHTTYNAGYGLRLPHDLKLGLNYGTAFRAPTFNELYYPDPWGWGGGNPDLKPEESTSYEISLQQSLPNAYWRTSLFRTEIDNMISGWPAENISRARIDGMELDGGYRLTSQWNISAAITLQDPKDRDSGNLLARRAEQMATVNLDGDFGKTRVSVTAQGFSERYDDGANTLRLPGYGLLHLRGEYDIAPNWLLQARIENVLDKEYEEVATYNTPGRSAYLYASYRF; translated from the coding sequence ATGCGTATTGGTTCCTTGTTGTATCCCGCTGCCATCAGTGCATCACTGATGTCCTTTGCAGCGGTATCCGTCCTTGCCGAAGAGGCAACCCCCGTCAGACTGGAGACCACCGTCGTCACCGCCACCCGCACGGCCCAGACCGTGGATGAAACCCTGGCTTCGGTCACGGTTATCACCCGCGAGGAGATTGAGCGTGGCCAGTACCAGAGCCTGCCCGATTTGCTGGCGACCATTCCGGGGGTGCAGGTGAATCAGGATGGTGGTCTGGGGACAAACACCAGTATCTATCTGCGGGGTACGAGCACCAACCAGACCCTGGTGCTGGTTGACGGTATCCGCATTCGTTCGGCTACTACGGGAGCCGCTTCCCTCCAGTATATTCCCCTCAGTCAGATTGACCGCGTCGAGGTGGTACGCGGTCCCCGCTCCACCCTCTATGGGGCCGATGCCGTGGGTGGGGTTATTCAGGTGTTCACCCGCAGCGGCGAGGCCGGTACGCGGGGCGAGGTCACGGTGGGCGGTGGCAGCCACGGCACTGCTGAAGGGCGGGCCTTTTTTGCCACGGCCAGCGGCAACAGCCACTACAGCCTGGGTATCGGGCACCTGCGCAGTGACGGCATTGATGCCCAGAAGAACGATGTCCCCGACGCTTTTGGCTGGGGCAATACCCCCGATGAACCGGACAAGGATGGCTACCGGGAGGATTCCCTGAGTGTGCGCTTCGGCCATGAGTTTTCACCGGGCAATTCCCTGCAATTCACCGGGTTGCATGCCGAGGGTGAGAGCGAGTATGACGGCACAAGTCAGAACTCTGCCGACTTTATTCAGCAGGCCCTGGGCCTCACCCTGCACCTGCTGCCCACTGATACGCTCAGTGTGACGGTTCAGGCCAGCCAGAGCCAGGATCGTTCGGAGAACTTTCTGGATGGCACTTTCTCCAGCCTCTTTGACACCAAACAACAGCAGTTCAGCGTGCAGGGCGACCTCTTCCTGCGCGACAGCGACGTGCTTACCATCGGCAGCGACTACACGAAGGACAAGGTGCGCAGCGACACGGACTACGACGAGCGCAGCCGCGATAACAGCGCCCTTTTCACCCAGTACCAGCTGGAGCACATGAACCACAGCATCCTGGTGGGTGTGCGCTACGACGATAACGAACAGTTCGGCGGCCACACCACCTACAACGCTGGCTATGGCCTGCGCCTTCCCCATGACCTCAAGCTGGGCCTGAACTACGGTACGGCCTTCCGCGCCCCCACCTTTAACGAGCTGTACTACCCCGATCCCTGGGGCTGGGGTGGTGGCAATCCCGACCTGAAACCTGAGGAATCGACCAGTTACGAGATTTCGCTGCAGCAGTCCCTGCCGAATGCCTACTGGCGCACCAGCCTTTTCCGCACGGAAATTGACAATATGATCAGCGGCTGGCCAGCGGAGAACATCAGTCGCGCCCGTATCGACGGCATGGAGCTGGATGGGGGCTACCGGCTGACCAGCCAGTGGAACATCAGCGCCGCCATTACCCTGCAGGACCCCAAAGACCGGGATTCGGGCAATCTTCTGGCCCGCCGCGCGGAGCAGATGGCGACGGTGAACCTGGATGGCGACTTCGGCAAAACCCGCGTGAGCGTTACGGCCCAGGGCTTCAGCGAGCGCTACGACGATGGGGCCAACACGCTGCGCCTGCCCGGCTATGGGCTGCTGCACCTGCGGGGCGAGTATGACATTGCCCCCAACTGGCTCTTGCAGGCTCGCATAGAAAACGTTCTGGACAAGGAGTACGAGGAAGTGGCGACCTATAACACCCCCGGCCGCAGCGCCTATCTGTACGCCAGTTACCGCTTCTGA
- a CDS encoding cobalamin-binding protein, translating into MNAITVTIRALLVLLCLTTLHWSALAGQWIDDMGRSVRLDSPPQRIVSLVPSVTEILFAIGADGQLVGVTDFCDYPAEARRKPQMGAYSDPSLEAIVAARPSLVFASAEMHRPGFVERLQRMGIAVYVVNPGTMAEVVASLRGVGRVAGRAAQAEELATSMEQRIRAVQERAAGKVPPRVLFSVMVNPLVVAGPGTMTDDLLRVAGGINVVPDGPSRYPTWGIEGLLAIDPEVIVATPHTAYSTSHEYFLAWPQLQAVQQNRIVSIHSDWVHRPGPRLVQGLEALHQALHGKE; encoded by the coding sequence ATGAACGCCATTACTGTCACCATACGGGCCCTGCTGGTCCTGCTGTGCCTCACCACCCTCCACTGGTCTGCCCTTGCGGGCCAGTGGATTGATGATATGGGGCGCAGCGTGCGGCTGGACAGCCCACCCCAGCGCATTGTCTCCCTGGTGCCCAGCGTGACGGAAATCCTCTTCGCCATCGGGGCCGATGGGCAATTGGTCGGCGTAACCGACTTCTGCGACTATCCCGCCGAGGCGCGCCGCAAACCCCAGATGGGGGCCTACTCGGACCCCAGCCTGGAGGCCATTGTGGCCGCTCGCCCCAGCCTGGTCTTCGCTTCGGCGGAGATGCACCGGCCCGGTTTTGTGGAGCGCCTGCAGCGCATGGGCATTGCGGTCTATGTGGTCAATCCCGGCACCATGGCGGAAGTGGTTGCTTCCCTGCGGGGTGTGGGCCGTGTGGCGGGCAGGGCTGCCCAGGCGGAAGAGCTGGCAACGTCCATGGAGCAGCGCATCCGCGCGGTACAGGAGCGGGCTGCTGGCAAGGTGCCGCCCCGTGTGCTCTTCAGCGTTATGGTCAATCCCCTGGTGGTGGCCGGACCCGGCACCATGACCGACGACCTGCTGCGGGTGGCGGGTGGCATCAATGTGGTGCCCGACGGCCCTTCCCGCTATCCCACCTGGGGCATCGAGGGGCTGCTGGCCATCGATCCCGAGGTGATTGTCGCCACGCCCCACACCGCCTATTCCACTTCCCACGAATACTTCCTGGCCTGGCCCCAGCTGCAGGCCGTACAGCAGAACCGCATTGTCAGCATTCACTCCGACTGGGTGCATCGCCCCGGCCCCCGCCTGGTTCAGGGTCTGGAAGCCCTGCACCAGGCCCTGCACGGGAAGGAGTAG
- a CDS encoding FecCD family ABC transporter permease, with translation MLRATLSLVILSLALLLSLGISLTTGPYDIGPGQVWNALFSASAEDIHRTIVQEIRLPRSLLALLVGAALSVAGAAFQAVLRNPLADPYILGVSGGAALGAVSAFALGMWLTFSVPVLAFGGALLALLVVYLVGGTQRTAAPTLILAGVMVGSLAAALLLFVLWSMPADSVRGAIFWLAGDLSAENTRWLLPGAVGVLLACGGLWLMAPALDIFTQGEESAADLGLSVAWARLGIFFAAGLLTATAVALAGLIGFVGLVIPHVVRLLWGPNHRFLLPASALLGATFLLLADTIARTIFAPAQLPVGVITAIIGAPCFLYLLRRREVHL, from the coding sequence ATGCTGCGCGCCACCCTGTCCCTCGTGATTCTGTCCCTGGCTCTGCTGCTGAGCCTGGGTATATCCCTGACCACCGGCCCCTACGACATCGGGCCGGGGCAGGTGTGGAACGCCCTGTTCAGCGCGAGTGCAGAGGATATTCATCGCACCATCGTGCAGGAAATCCGCCTGCCCCGCAGCCTTTTAGCCCTCCTGGTGGGGGCCGCCCTCTCTGTGGCGGGGGCAGCGTTCCAGGCGGTTCTGCGCAATCCTCTGGCCGATCCGTATATTCTGGGAGTTTCCGGTGGTGCCGCCCTGGGAGCCGTCAGCGCCTTTGCCCTCGGCATGTGGCTCACCTTCAGCGTGCCGGTCCTGGCCTTTGGCGGTGCCCTGCTGGCGCTGCTGGTGGTCTATCTGGTGGGGGGCACCCAGCGCACGGCGGCCCCGACCCTGATTCTGGCGGGTGTCATGGTGGGCAGCCTGGCGGCGGCCCTGTTGCTGTTTGTGCTGTGGAGCATGCCCGCCGACAGTGTGCGCGGGGCCATCTTCTGGCTGGCGGGCGACCTGAGCGCCGAAAACACCCGCTGGCTGCTGCCGGGTGCTGTGGGTGTACTGCTGGCCTGTGGTGGATTGTGGCTGATGGCTCCCGCTCTGGATATCTTCACCCAGGGGGAGGAGAGCGCGGCTGACCTGGGCCTGAGTGTGGCCTGGGCGCGGCTGGGGATCTTCTTTGCGGCGGGGCTGCTGACAGCCACGGCGGTGGCACTGGCAGGGCTGATCGGCTTTGTGGGGCTGGTGATTCCCCATGTGGTGCGCCTGCTGTGGGGGCCGAACCATCGTTTCCTGCTGCCCGCTTCGGCCCTGCTGGGGGCGACCTTTCTGCTGCTGGCCGACACCATCGCACGCACCATCTTCGCCCCGGCCCAGTTGCCCGTGGGCGTGATCACCGCCATCATCGGCGCTCCCTGCTTCCTCTACCTGCTGCGGCGGCGGGAGGTGCACCTGTGA
- a CDS encoding ABC transporter ATP-binding protein, producing MIHLENLHFAYGPNPVLQDITMTISQGEIVSILGPNGCGKSTLLKLLRGVLKPQQGTVSWQGQPPHAIKRREMACRCAVVSQSEQPLFGYTVEEMVSMARFARLGLTGTMGASDRQAIEEALQATDIVHLRHKSIMRISGGERQRVYLARALAQQATVLLLDEATSSLDLDHRWDTARLLQHMNRQQSTTIVQVSHDLDLAAATSHRIILLNATGQIVASGTPTQVYTPEHLASALRVHVAVDINPHSGTPRVTPLGSLRSHGGS from the coding sequence GTGATTCACCTTGAAAACCTGCACTTTGCCTATGGCCCGAACCCGGTGCTGCAGGACATCACCATGACCATCAGCCAGGGGGAGATCGTCAGCATCCTGGGCCCCAACGGCTGCGGCAAATCCACCCTGCTGAAGCTGCTGCGCGGCGTGCTGAAACCCCAGCAGGGCACGGTGAGCTGGCAAGGGCAGCCGCCCCATGCCATCAAGCGCCGGGAAATGGCCTGCCGCTGCGCCGTGGTTTCCCAGTCGGAACAGCCCCTCTTTGGCTATACGGTGGAGGAGATGGTCAGCATGGCCCGTTTCGCCCGCCTGGGGCTGACGGGCACCATGGGAGCCAGTGACCGGCAGGCCATTGAAGAGGCCCTGCAGGCCACCGACATCGTCCACCTGCGCCACAAGTCCATCATGCGCATCAGTGGCGGCGAACGCCAGCGGGTCTACCTGGCCCGCGCCCTGGCCCAGCAGGCCACGGTGCTGCTGCTGGATGAAGCCACCAGCTCCCTGGATCTGGACCACCGCTGGGATACGGCCCGGCTGCTGCAACACATGAACCGCCAGCAGTCCACCACCATCGTGCAGGTCTCCCACGACCTGGACCTGGCCGCCGCCACCTCCCACCGCATCATCCTGCTGAACGCCACCGGGCAGATCGTGGCCAGCGGCACTCCCACCCAGGTCTATACCCCTGAGCACCTGGCCAGCGCCCTGCGGGTGCACGTGGCCGTCGATATCAACCCCCACAGCGGCACGCCCCGGGTCACCCCCCTGGGGAGCCTGCGCAGCCATGGGGGCAGCTGA
- a CDS encoding energy transducer TonB, translating into MGAAEMDRLLSPTMKWWMALSLGLHSVALLLAANSWQLPSTLALGQTENQVMVHLLKRPQPPAETAMAGTPPQPEPPSTIAEPAKQTAPQAAREPIPEPVTISAPPREPQKAVAPESVPMDVADTEQPTQAAPVSTPALVAPPQASAAPAPVAATFGSPSGPDYHRQVQPVYPALARRQGWQGTVILQAIIDEAGQISDLEIVQTSGYQVLDRSAMEATLASSYRPAVLGGRTMASLVEIPVRFVLR; encoded by the coding sequence ATGGGGGCAGCTGAAATGGACCGCCTGCTGAGCCCGACCATGAAGTGGTGGATGGCACTCTCCCTGGGCCTGCACAGCGTGGCACTGCTGCTGGCAGCCAACAGCTGGCAGCTGCCCTCGACGCTGGCACTCGGGCAGACAGAGAACCAGGTGATGGTACACCTGCTGAAGCGCCCCCAGCCACCGGCTGAAACAGCAATGGCTGGGACACCACCCCAGCCCGAGCCACCGTCAACCATTGCCGAACCCGCCAAACAGACCGCGCCCCAAGCGGCGCGGGAACCGATACCTGAGCCCGTCACAATCAGCGCGCCCCCACGGGAGCCCCAGAAGGCGGTTGCTCCTGAGAGCGTGCCAATGGATGTGGCAGACACCGAGCAGCCAACGCAGGCGGCCCCAGTGAGCACCCCAGCCCTGGTGGCACCCCCACAGGCATCAGCCGCCCCAGCACCCGTGGCAGCCACCTTCGGCAGCCCCAGCGGCCCCGACTACCACCGACAGGTTCAGCCCGTCTATCCAGCCCTGGCCCGCCGCCAGGGCTGGCAGGGCACCGTCATCCTGCAGGCCATCATTGACGAGGCGGGCCAGATCTCCGACCTGGAAATCGTTCAGACCTCCGGCTACCAGGTACTGGATCGCAGTGCCATGGAAGCCACTCTCGCCTCCAGCTATCGCCCGGCAGTGCTGGGTGGCCGCACCATGGCCAGTCTGGTTGAAATCCCCGTGCGCTTTGTATTACGCTGA
- a CDS encoding FAS1-like dehydratase domain-containing protein has product MKTVNMEYLRSWIGRQQHDEDTLDIRQAQLMAATIDHGAAIGPGEPLPPLWHWIYFREGAPAAELGPDGHGPRGDFLPPVPLRNRMWAGGRVEFLRPLIIGDSVHKHSRVLDVQHKQSRSWGELVFVTVLHELRCREDQLLLLREEHDIVYRQPRPVGQRDPLPETPYTPSSGAKTFTPAATTLFRYSALTFNGHRIHYDADYCRREEGYPDLVIHGPLIATLLAGLARQCLQGDMQSFHYRALNPAFLGDTISMETRLTNGAATLLAVLPDGRVAMEAQATKETP; this is encoded by the coding sequence ATGAAAACCGTGAATATGGAATACCTGCGCAGCTGGATTGGCAGGCAGCAACACGATGAAGACACCCTGGATATTCGCCAGGCACAGCTGATGGCTGCCACCATCGACCATGGAGCTGCCATAGGACCAGGCGAACCCCTGCCTCCGTTGTGGCACTGGATCTACTTTCGCGAAGGAGCTCCCGCTGCTGAGCTTGGCCCTGATGGACATGGCCCCCGTGGCGACTTTCTGCCTCCGGTGCCCCTGCGCAACCGCATGTGGGCTGGTGGCCGGGTGGAGTTCCTCCGCCCCCTGATCATCGGTGACAGCGTACACAAGCATTCCCGCGTACTGGATGTGCAGCACAAGCAGAGCCGCAGCTGGGGCGAGCTGGTCTTCGTCACCGTGCTTCATGAACTGCGCTGCCGCGAGGACCAGCTGCTGCTGCTGCGCGAAGAGCATGACATCGTCTACCGCCAGCCCCGACCTGTGGGTCAGCGTGACCCGTTGCCGGAAACACCGTACACCCCCTCATCCGGGGCAAAAACCTTCACCCCCGCTGCGACCACGCTGTTTCGCTACTCCGCCCTCACCTTCAACGGCCATCGCATCCACTACGATGCCGACTACTGCCGGCGCGAAGAGGGTTATCCCGACCTGGTCATCCACGGGCCCCTTATTGCCACGCTGCTGGCAGGGCTGGCCCGCCAGTGCCTTCAGGGAGATATGCAATCGTTCCACTACCGCGCCCTCAATCCAGCATTTCTGGGCGACACCATCTCCATGGAGACACGGCTGACCAATGGCGCAGCGACCCTGCTGGCCGTTCTGCCCGACGGACGCGTCGCCATGGAAGCCCAGGCAACCAAGGAGACACCATGA
- a CDS encoding threonine dehydratase yields MKPSLPALHAMEQAASVVYRSMSPTPQYRWPLLCRELGADIWVKHENHTPVGAFKVRGGLVYFADLAASKARPHGVIAATRGNHGQSVGLAARLAGIAATIVVPHGNSREKNAAMGAQGVTLIEHGADFQASLEYARQLAAERDLHLVPSYHPMLVAGVATGALELLRAVPDLQRVYVPIGLGSGICAMVAAREALGLATEIVGVVSSHARAYSESFTRKQMTEAAVSTVLADGMACRTPEPMALEVIWKAVKRIVEVSDQEVATAIRMLYECTHNVAEGAGAAALAAALQERPRNQGRRVAVLLTGGNIDRELLMRALGQW; encoded by the coding sequence ATGAAGCCATCACTTCCAGCTTTACATGCCATGGAACAGGCGGCGTCCGTCGTCTACCGCTCCATGTCGCCCACACCCCAGTACCGCTGGCCGCTGCTGTGCCGGGAGCTTGGCGCCGACATCTGGGTAAAACACGAAAACCACACGCCCGTGGGTGCCTTCAAGGTGCGGGGTGGCCTGGTCTATTTTGCCGATCTGGCTGCCAGCAAAGCTCGCCCCCATGGCGTGATTGCCGCCACCAGGGGCAATCATGGGCAGTCGGTGGGTCTGGCTGCGCGCCTGGCGGGAATTGCGGCCACCATTGTCGTGCCCCATGGCAACAGCCGGGAAAAGAATGCCGCCATGGGAGCCCAGGGGGTCACGCTCATCGAACATGGCGCAGACTTCCAGGCGTCCCTGGAGTACGCACGGCAGCTGGCCGCAGAGCGCGATCTGCACTTGGTTCCCTCCTACCATCCCATGCTGGTGGCCGGAGTGGCAACGGGCGCACTGGAACTGCTGCGCGCTGTCCCTGACCTGCAGCGCGTCTATGTGCCGATTGGACTTGGATCGGGGATATGCGCCATGGTGGCGGCGCGGGAGGCTTTGGGGCTTGCCACGGAAATTGTCGGCGTGGTGTCATCCCACGCCCGGGCCTACAGCGAGTCTTTTACCCGCAAGCAGATGACGGAAGCTGCCGTTTCAACAGTACTGGCCGACGGCATGGCGTGCCGGACGCCGGAGCCAATGGCCCTTGAGGTTATCTGGAAGGCAGTGAAGCGCATTGTGGAAGTCTCCGACCAGGAGGTTGCCACGGCCATACGCATGCTCTACGAATGCACCCACAATGTGGCGGAAGGGGCGGGAGCCGCCGCTCTGGCGGCAGCTCTGCAGGAGAGGCCCCGCAATCAGGGCAGGCGCGTTGCCGTGCTCCTGACCGGGGGAAATATCGATCGAGAACTGCTGATGCGGGCACTGGGCCAATGGTGA